In a genomic window of Accipiter gentilis chromosome 23, bAccGen1.1, whole genome shotgun sequence:
- the LOC126049749 gene encoding acylamino-acid-releasing enzyme-like produces MLRDRALAPRYGFKRGPADEPVSPGRSGRRGSWGGGGPAGAKRGPEPRGLRQLRLPRPPGGAATRAVARAPQPMGGEARRRPRPSFPEVPALAAPSPRRRDMEPPVLSSTEEMVELYRELSRHPGLSAACLGPDITTQYGGKYCSLYTEWSQRDLARAENVKFCRQYLIFHDGVSVVYSGPAGTCSEIKDELLSRESPSGALKAVLRKVPGKEKEKEKQFLEVWDQNRKVKSIDLTALDKHGSVYDDDQFGCLAWSHSETHLLYVAEKKRPKAESFFQSKAPELGASDEDTGHPKKEDAPLKGEQFVYHEDWGEALSTRSVPVLCALDIEGSSVSVLEGIPEHLSPGQAFWSPGDTGVVFVGWWHEPFRLGLRHCTNRRSALFYVDLTGGRCELLSEDTRAVWSPRLSPDRCRIVYLENEALGPHQQCSRLRMYDWYTKHTSTVLEAVPRQAWGAFPGIYCGALPGLCWAADSRRLVLDTAQRSQQDVFVVDTVTGTTTSLTADAPQGSWSVLTIDRDLLVARFSTPSCPPTLKVAMLPDTGQEAQVRWVCLQDAPPVPGISWGIRTLQPPPEQEHPQYGGLDFDAILLRPSEGPAAQKPPLVVMPHGGPHSVFTAGWMLYPAALCRMGFAVLLVNYRGSLGFGQDGVASLPGNVGTQDVRDVQLCVERVLQEESLDAGRVALVGGSHGGFLACHLLGQFPDTYHACVVRNPVVNIASMVATTDIPDWCLTETGLPYTPDALPDPAQWTEMLRKSPMCYVDRVRAPVLLLLGEDDRRVPPKQGLEYYRALKVRGVPTRLLWYPGNNHALAGVEAEADGFMNMALWLLKHLRC; encoded by the exons ATGCTGCGGGACCGAGCCCTGGCCCCTCGCTACGGCTTCAAACGGGGGCCCGCGGATGAACCGGTGTCTCCGGGCCGGAGCGGCCGccgggggagctggggggggggaggcccggCGGGGGCGAAGCGCGGACCCGAACCTCGAGGCCTCCGGCAGCTGCGCCTCCCGCGCCCACCAGGGGGCGCCGCAACGCGGGCGGTGGCCCGAGCGCCACAGCCAATGGGAGGTGAGGCGCGCCGTCGGCCCCGCCCCTCCTTCCCGGAAGTGCCGGCGCTGGCAGcgccctcgccccgccgccgcgacATGGAGCCGCCG GTGCTGTCGAGCACGGAGGAGATGGTGGAGCTGTACCGGGAGCTGAGCCGGCACCCAGGGCTCAGCGCCGCCTGCCTCGGCCCCGACATCACCACCCAGTATGGGGGCAAGTACTGCAGCCTCTACACCG AGTGGTCACAGCGGGACCTGGCGCGGGCCGAGAACGTCAAGTTCTGCCGCCAGTACCTGATCTTCCATGATGGGGTCTCCGTCGTCTACTCGGGACCTGCCGGCACCTGCTCCGAGATCAAGGACGA GCTACTGAGCCGGGAGTCCCCCAGCGGGGCACTGAAGGCTGTCCTGCGCAAGGTCCCcggcaaggagaaggagaaggagaagcagttCCTGGAg GTCTGGGATCAGAACCGCAAGGTGAAGAGCATCGACCTGACAGCGCTGGACAAGCACGGCAGCGTCTACGACGATG ACCAGTTTGGCTGCTTGGCCTGGTCCCACTCGGAGACCCACCTGCTCTACGTGGCGGAGAAGAAGCGTCCCAAGGCTGAGTCGTTCTTCCAGAGCAAAGCTCCCGAGCTGGGTGCCTCCGACGAGGACACGGGGCACCCCAAGAAGGAGGATGCGCCCCTTAAG GGCGAGCAGTTCGTGTACCATGAAGACTGGGGGGAGGCACTGAGCACCCGCAGCGTGCCCGTCCTCTGCGCCCTGGACATCGAGGGCAGCAGCGTCTCAGTGCTGGAGGGCATCCCGGAGCACCTGTCTCCCGGCCAG GCTTTCTGGTCCCCCGGTGACACCGGTGTGGTGTTTGTGGGCTGGTGGCATGAGCCCTTCCGCCTGGGGCTGCGGCACTGCACCAACCGCCG GTCAGCACTCTTCTACGTGGACCTGACGGGTGGGAGATGCG agctgctctctgagGACACCAGGGCCGTGTGGTCCCCCCGGCTCAGCCCTGACCGCTGCCGCATCGTCTACCTGGAGAACGAGGCCCTGGGCCCCCACCAGCAGTGCAGCCGCCTCCGCATG TACGACTGGTACACCAAGCACACCAGCACAGTGCTGGAGGCCGTGCCACGGCAGGCATGGG GCGCCTTCCCGGGCATCTACTGCGGCGCTTTGCCGGGGCTGTGCTGGGCGGCCGACAGCCGCAGGCTCGTGCTGGATACGGCCCAGCGCAGCCAGCAG GATGTGTTCGTGGTGGACACGGTGACGGGCACCACAACCTCGCTGACGGCTG acGCGCCCCAGGGAAGCTGGTCTGTCCTCACGATCGACCGGGACCTCTTGGTGGCCAGGTTCTCCACCCCTAGCTGCCCCCCGACACTG AAAGTGGCCATGCTGCCTGACACCGGCCAGGAGGCGCAGGTGCGGTGGGTCTGCCTGCAGGATGCCCCCCCTGTGCCTGGCATCAGCTGGGGCATCcgcaccctgcagcccccacccgAACAGGAGCACCCTCAGTACG GGGGCCTGGACTTCGATGCCATCCTCCTGCGCCCAAGCGAGGGCCCCGCCGCCCAGAAGCCCCCCTTGGTCGTGATGCCCCATG GAGGTCCCCACTCCGTCTTCACGGCTGGGTGGATGCTGTACCCGGCGGCACTCTGCCGCATGGGCTTCGCCGTGCTGCTGG TGAATTACCGCGGCTCGCTGGGCTTCGGCCAGGATGGCGTGGCCTCCCTGCCAGGCAACGTGGGCACGCAGGACGTGCGTGACGTGCAG CTCTGCGTGGAGCGGGTGTTGCAAGAGGAGTCACTGGATGCCGGACGGGTGGCACTGGTGGGCGGCTCGCACGGGGGTTTCCTGGCGTGCCACCTCCTCGGCCAGTTCCCTGACACCTACCACGCCTGCGTGGTCCGCAACCCTGTGGTGAACATCGCCTCCATGGTGGCCACCACCGACATCCCCGACTG GTGCCTGACAGAGACGGGGCTGCCCTACACGCCTGACGCCCTGCCGGACCCAGCCCAGTGGACGGAGATGCTGCGCAAGTCGCCTATGTGCTACGTCGACCGG GTCCGCGCgcccgtgctgctgctgctgggggaggatGACCGGCGCGTGCCCCCCAAGCAGGGGCTGGAGTATTATCGTGCTCTCAAGGTCCGGGGGGTCCCCACACG GCTGCTCTGGTACCCGGGGAACAACCACGCGCTGGCTGGCGTTGAGGCCGAAGCTGACGGCTTCATGAACATGGCGCTGTGGCTGCTCAAGCACTTGCGGTGCTAA